In one Heptranchias perlo isolate sHepPer1 chromosome 25, sHepPer1.hap1, whole genome shotgun sequence genomic region, the following are encoded:
- the lhx5 gene encoding LIM/homeobox protein Lhx5 — MVHCAGCERPILDRFLLNVLDRAWHIKCVQCCECKCNLTEKCFSREGKLYCKNDFFRRFGTKCAGCCQGISPSDLVRKARNKVFHLNCFTCMVCNKQLSTGEELYIIDENKFVCKEDYLSTNSLKDTNLNSVSSCTDRSLSPDIQDQNIDDTKETDNSTSSDKETQNNENEEQSAGTKRRGPRTTIKAKQLETLKAAFAATPKPTRHIREQLAQETGLNMRVIQVWFQNRRSKERRMKQLSALGARRHAFFRSPRRMRPLGGRLDESEMMGSAPYNYYGDYQGDYYGPTANYDFFPHGPPSSQAHSPADSGYMQSSGPGGTSLGVLEPPLSGHHPPAIGGSENQRYTDMISHPDTPSPEPGMTGPLHPIPGEVFSGGPSPPFSMSSNSGYSGPLSHPSQEMNETAVW; from the exons ATGGTGCACTGTGCTGGTTGTGAGAGGCCTATTTTAGATAGGTTTCTCCTAAACGTGCTGGACAGAGCTTGGCACATCAAGTGCGTCCAATGTTGTGAATGCAAGTGCAACTTGACTGAAAAATGCTTTTCAAGAGAAGGGAAGCTTTACTGTAAAAACGATTTCTTCAG GCGGTTTGGTACAAAATGTGCCGGATGTTGTCAAGGTATTTCTCCCAGTGACCTCGTAAGAAAAGCAAGAAATAAAGTGTTTCACTTAAACTGCTTTACTTGTATGGTTTGTAACAAACAACTGTCGACTGGAGAGGAACTGTATATCATTGATGAAAACAAATTTGTGTGCAAAGAAGACTATTTGAGCACCAACAGTTTAAAAGATACCAACTTAAATTCAG TATCTTCGTGTACAGATCGGAGTTTATCGCCTGATATCCAGGATCAGAATATAGACGATACAAAGGAAACGGACAATTCCACCTCGTCAGACAAAGAGACGCAGAATAATGAGAACGAGGAGCAGAGCGCGGGCACCAAGCGGAGGGGACCCAGGACCACGATTAAAGCCAAGCAGTTAGAAACATTAAAAGCCGCCTTCGCTGCTACCCCGAAGCCCACCCGACACATACGGGAGCAACTTGCTCAGGAAACAGGCCTCAACATGCGGGTTATTCAG GTCTGGTTTCAGAACAGAAGATCTAAAGAGAGGCGAATGAAGCAGCTGAGTGCTCTGGGTGCGCGGCGGCACGCTTTCTTCCGAAGTCCCAGGCGCATGCGTCCTTTGGGAGGGCGCCTGGACGAATCGGAAATGATGGGTTCTGCTCCCTACAATTACTATGGAG ATTATCAAGGAGACTACTATGGCCCAACTGCAAATTATGACTTTTTCCCGCACGGTCCACCGTCCTCTCAAGCACATTCGCCGGCAGATTCCGGCTACATGCAGTCCTCAGGACCTGGAGGAACCTCACTCGGAGTACTTGAACCTCCCCTTTCCGGCCACCATCCTCCCGCTATCGGTGGCAGCGAAAACCAAAGGTATACGGACATGATTTCGCACCCTGACACCCCGAGCCCTGAGCCAGGCATGACCGGACCGCTGCACCCGATCCCGGGCGAAGTGTTTAGCGGAGGACCGAGCCCGCCCTTCTCAATGTCCAGTAACAGTGGCTACAGCGGCCCGCTTTCACATCCAAGTCAGGAGATGAACGAGACGGCGGTCTGGTAA